The following are encoded in a window of Halococcus salifodinae DSM 8989 genomic DNA:
- a CDS encoding orc1/cdc6 family replication initiation protein — protein sequence MLDEEGGTSVFANRDLVEPDTIIDEERIVGRDEQLESVVSFLKPTLQGNRPPNMLLYGPAGTGKSLIIGAVTQQIIELCKSKDEHFGVVAINCQPINTLDQAVYELVQTVAKNMGAEVGVPETGVSTKRKYRRLYELINKNYDSVIFILDEIDLLIGRRANDEPAYSKLLYQLSRASNTDEIEGRVSVAALTNDPKFMENIDGRAESSFNPRDVYFPDYDANQLRQILKNRRDAFQPNALEEDVIPLVAAFAAQSHGDARKAIDLFRGAGDLANERGDEEVLEEHVRESQEEIDKDRSLKLVEGLTTQKKISLYATAAVARYSKRTGSSVPSPVGFKVYQWVTDELDADQMTRETYVKYVKELSTYGLISTSRKSRGRGGGMYMEFTFTEDPTAIMDRIVKGTRLETTDGQEELLQSVVNAQLDEFHEM from the coding sequence ATGCTCGATGAGGAGGGGGGTACGTCGGTTTTCGCCAATAGAGATTTGGTCGAACCAGATACGATCATCGACGAGGAACGGATCGTCGGTCGCGACGAACAGCTCGAATCAGTAGTTTCATTCTTAAAACCCACCCTCCAGGGGAATCGGCCGCCGAACATGCTGCTATATGGACCGGCAGGAACAGGGAAATCACTCATTATTGGAGCTGTTACTCAGCAAATCATCGAACTCTGTAAGTCGAAAGATGAACACTTCGGCGTCGTCGCGATCAATTGCCAGCCGATCAATACCCTTGACCAAGCGGTCTACGAACTCGTTCAGACGGTCGCGAAGAACATGGGCGCAGAGGTTGGCGTCCCTGAGACAGGAGTATCGACCAAACGCAAGTACCGTCGTCTGTACGAACTCATCAACAAAAATTATGACTCGGTCATATTCATCCTCGACGAGATCGACCTCTTAATCGGACGGCGTGCGAACGATGAACCGGCCTACTCGAAGCTTCTCTACCAACTCTCTCGTGCGAGTAACACAGATGAGATAGAGGGACGCGTCTCAGTTGCGGCGTTGACGAACGACCCAAAATTTATGGAGAACATCGATGGCCGCGCAGAGAGCTCATTTAACCCTCGAGACGTCTACTTCCCCGACTATGACGCCAATCAGTTGCGACAAATTCTTAAAAACCGGCGGGACGCCTTCCAACCAAATGCACTCGAAGAGGACGTGATTCCACTGGTGGCAGCGTTCGCAGCACAAAGCCACGGTGATGCTCGGAAAGCGATCGACCTGTTCCGCGGTGCTGGCGATCTGGCTAACGAGCGCGGAGATGAAGAAGTTCTCGAGGAGCACGTTCGTGAATCACAAGAGGAGATTGACAAGGATCGGTCGTTGAAACTCGTCGAAGGTTTGACCACACAGAAGAAAATATCGCTATATGCAACAGCGGCAGTTGCTCGGTACTCCAAACGGACAGGGAGTTCAGTTCCAAGTCCGGTCGGATTCAAAGTATATCAGTGGGTTACTGACGAACTCGATGCAGATCAAATGACTCGAGAAACCTATGTCAAATACGTTAAAGAGCTCTCCACGTATGGGTTGATATCGACATCAAGAAAGAGTCGAGGACGTGGAGGTGGGATGTACATGGAGTTCACATTCACGGAAGATCCAACAGCGATTATGGATCGGATCGTCAAGGGCACGAGGCTAGAAACCACCGACGGCCAAGAAGAACTCCTTCAGTCGGTTGTTAATGCACAGTTGGACGAATTCCACGAGATGTAA
- a CDS encoding TrmB family transcriptional regulator: protein MNDPSIEQLLQQFGLSDKEIDTYLAILEQGEAKASVIADEADVSKRHVYSVAETLTDRGFVEVNDHVVPTTIRAHPPESVVDTLANGLERMEPALESRFSQAAPRSESFEVVKSRVTVLKRVAELLGRAEGEIMLAIPHRLLDDIATELRDAIERDVLVVLLVTGTDPDDDLDLDGLASVARVWDQPTPTILTVDRELGLVAPPEMLSQANNAAQAIVFAQEQLGPVIVGSFLGNYFPMASEIYAADPEPLPTTYRDFRHVVLQAALHIRTGSAVHAHVTGRPLHGKDGPTELDGLVVDVRQSLLEPTNSSFPVENTLIIETDNGTYNAGGQGAFVEDFEASTVKLQSV from the coding sequence ATGAACGACCCCTCGATCGAGCAGCTGTTACAGCAGTTCGGTCTGTCGGACAAGGAGATCGACACGTATCTGGCGATTCTGGAACAGGGCGAAGCGAAGGCGAGCGTCATCGCCGACGAGGCGGACGTCTCCAAACGCCACGTCTACAGCGTCGCGGAGACCCTCACCGATCGGGGGTTCGTCGAAGTCAACGACCACGTCGTGCCGACGACGATCCGGGCACACCCGCCCGAAAGCGTTGTGGATACCCTCGCCAATGGTCTCGAACGGATGGAGCCGGCGCTCGAATCGCGGTTCTCGCAGGCGGCTCCCCGTTCGGAGAGCTTCGAGGTCGTCAAATCGCGCGTCACCGTCCTCAAGCGCGTCGCCGAACTGCTCGGCCGTGCAGAAGGAGAGATAATGCTCGCCATTCCCCATCGACTGCTCGACGACATCGCCACGGAGCTGCGGGACGCGATCGAGCGTGACGTGCTCGTTGTGCTACTGGTCACGGGGACGGATCCGGACGACGACCTCGACCTCGATGGGCTGGCCTCAGTTGCCCGCGTGTGGGATCAGCCGACGCCGACGATACTCACCGTCGACCGGGAATTGGGGCTCGTCGCTCCGCCCGAAATGCTTTCACAAGCGAACAACGCCGCGCAGGCGATCGTCTTTGCACAGGAACAGCTCGGTCCAGTCATCGTGGGCTCGTTTCTCGGGAACTACTTCCCGATGGCCTCCGAGATATACGCGGCCGATCCGGAGCCGCTACCGACGACGTACCGAGATTTCCGCCACGTGGTTTTGCAGGCAGCGCTCCACATCCGCACCGGTTCTGCAGTCCACGCACACGTAACCGGTCGTCCCCTTCACGGTAAAGACGGCCCGACCGAACTCGATGGTCTGGTCGTAGATGTCCGACAATCACTCCTCGAACCAACGAACAGCTCGTTCCCCGTCGAGAACACCCTTATCATCGAGACCGATAACGGAACGTACAATGCCGGCGGACAAGGCGCGTTCGTCGAGGACTTCGAGGCGTCAACGGTGAAGCTCCAGTCCGTCTGA
- a CDS encoding alpha-amylase family glycosyl hydrolase: MHHPGPPRFLHVGESVELAPRNPDMSAAFVWRIVDQPAESSVTIGDGAVVHLAPDVPGIYRVELDAPDDVHTQTVRAFPDPRREERFSVAADEVDGDLDGVDHAAVIGQFNDFTMGMHRAERTGEGDRSSEHARADGNAGDEWSLDVALPPGTHEAIFAFDDEFEPHATSEVTVEGAGRPRVRLDGQREDDEIVVTATADAAPDGSVPSVEFHLDDRDALTRDAVTADGETLRAPVDVLPKLSRVHAVAVAERHSIADTLTIHIEQTDERTRTVSFDRPADPPAWVCDATIYEIFVREFAGDTVDTTFAAIERRVPYLESLGVDAVWLTPVCESPTRHGYHITDLFDTATDLGTREEFASLVDRLHDAGIRVLFDLVINHTSRDHPAFQLQRAGVPEYADHYERVPTAQDTTGVDWAGDDAPGHYFTWSRIPSLNYDSLAVRDWMLDVVDEWAPLVDGFRCDVAWGVPHGFWKEVRERLKARDEAFLLLDETVPRDAAFRENEFDVHYDTDLYAALREIGIGDASASSLFDALDDSRRHGYPDEALHMRYVENHDEDRYATDCDDGSLRPAAAATFTLPGVPMIYYGQERGVPTDRGTMRWYDGDADLTKFHRRLVTLRNEYPAFRAPGVEPVACDIHTGDPDRVVAYERGTADERLVVVLNFDSDPAIVAPDRAVEQTDLFGGSVRNGNGIRVDNIAVLPTSDQG, translated from the coding sequence ATGCACCACCCTGGACCACCGCGCTTTCTCCACGTCGGGGAGTCGGTCGAGCTGGCACCGCGAAACCCAGACATGTCGGCGGCGTTCGTGTGGCGAATCGTCGACCAACCGGCCGAGAGCAGCGTGACGATCGGCGACGGGGCGGTCGTCCATCTCGCGCCGGACGTTCCTGGCATCTACCGCGTCGAACTCGACGCTCCCGACGATGTTCACACCCAGACGGTGCGCGCATTCCCCGATCCCCGCCGCGAGGAGCGCTTCAGCGTGGCCGCCGACGAGGTGGATGGAGACCTCGACGGCGTCGACCACGCCGCCGTGATCGGACAGTTCAACGACTTCACGATGGGGATGCATCGAGCCGAGCGCACCGGCGAGGGTGATCGTTCCAGTGAGCACGCTCGTGCCGACGGGAACGCGGGCGACGAGTGGTCCCTCGACGTGGCGCTTCCACCCGGCACACACGAGGCCATCTTCGCCTTCGACGACGAGTTCGAGCCGCACGCGACGAGCGAGGTCACGGTCGAGGGTGCCGGCCGACCCCGAGTTCGACTCGACGGACAGCGCGAAGACGACGAGATCGTCGTGACCGCGACGGCCGACGCCGCCCCTGACGGGAGCGTGCCGAGTGTCGAGTTCCATCTCGACGACCGGGACGCCCTCACGCGCGACGCAGTTACCGCCGACGGTGAGACGTTGCGAGCCCCCGTCGACGTGCTCCCGAAGCTATCGCGCGTCCACGCCGTCGCCGTCGCCGAACGCCACAGCATCGCTGACACGCTGACGATCCACATCGAGCAGACCGACGAACGGACGCGGACCGTCTCGTTCGACCGTCCCGCCGATCCGCCGGCGTGGGTTTGCGACGCGACTATCTACGAGATTTTCGTTCGGGAATTTGCCGGCGATACCGTCGACACCACGTTCGCGGCGATCGAACGACGAGTTCCCTACCTCGAATCTCTCGGCGTCGATGCTGTCTGGCTCACGCCGGTCTGTGAGAGTCCCACCCGCCACGGCTACCACATCACCGATCTGTTCGACACCGCCACGGATCTCGGCACCCGCGAGGAGTTCGCGTCGCTGGTCGATCGCCTCCACGACGCCGGCATCAGGGTGCTCTTCGATCTCGTGATCAATCACACCTCCCGTGACCATCCGGCCTTTCAACTCCAGCGAGCCGGCGTCCCCGAGTACGCCGATCACTACGAACGAGTTCCGACCGCACAGGACACGACGGGCGTCGACTGGGCCGGCGACGACGCGCCCGGCCACTACTTCACGTGGTCGAGGATTCCGAGCCTGAACTACGACTCCCTCGCCGTCCGCGACTGGATGCTCGACGTGGTCGACGAGTGGGCCCCGCTGGTCGACGGGTTCCGGTGTGACGTGGCGTGGGGCGTCCCCCACGGCTTCTGGAAAGAAGTCCGCGAGCGCCTGAAAGCACGCGACGAGGCGTTCCTTCTGCTCGACGAGACCGTTCCGCGGGACGCCGCCTTCCGGGAGAACGAGTTCGACGTCCACTATGACACCGACCTGTACGCTGCGCTCCGCGAGATCGGCATCGGCGACGCATCGGCAAGCAGTCTGTTCGACGCGCTCGACGACTCGCGTCGGCACGGGTATCCCGACGAAGCGCTCCACATGCGCTACGTCGAGAACCACGACGAGGACCGCTACGCGACCGACTGTGACGACGGCAGTCTGCGACCCGCCGCAGCCGCGACGTTCACGCTCCCAGGTGTCCCCATGATCTACTACGGTCAGGAACGCGGCGTACCCACAGATCGCGGTACGATGCGCTGGTACGACGGCGACGCCGACCTGACCAAGTTCCACCGGCGGCTCGTCACGCTCCGCAATGAATATCCGGCGTTCCGCGCCCCCGGCGTCGAGCCCGTCGCATGCGACATCCACACCGGCGATCCCGACCGCGTCGTCGCCTACGAACGCGGCACCGCGGACGAGCGGCTGGTCGTCGTGTTGAACTTCGACTCCGACCCAGCGATCGTGGCTCCCGATCGAGCCGTCGAACAAACTGATCTATTCGGCGGGTCCGTGCGGAACGGGAACGGTATCAGAGTCGACAACATCGCCGTCCTGCCAACCAGCGATCAGGGATGA
- a CDS encoding glycoside hydrolase family 15 protein: MHLRDALDDYKRHRGDATRFPGERRTTAGRFSGFDGRLVHVDENGSIRDCSYPLVGLTGIVRSRFGVRPTDEAEPTWFDARHSTQHYEDDTGLVVTDHETEHGVITQYDLTLDEIHVTHVEVSAAEESLDMIAGVGFAPDGRDTRIGQLHHGDAIELYHTAETDYLASATGFETICGSGFDGFAALLDRTPSTYPREDEAHTSGEDVLGGDVYCVIPVENGTATVATLLTRRTDRSRETALDVVRTAAADHDAATLERTAGRRTVPSLTTDHPHADAIGMDLRVLSSLTGQSGLRIAGPEFDPYYAHSGGYGYSWFRDDAETSSFLLDADRQLDLGLDDWHARSAAAYAATQRDDGTWPHRVWAFDGTLAPGWANGRLETNKHEDYQADQTASVVAYLAAHGDEDDHRDVLCRALDALDDDLAGDGRPVAGENAWEDMTGRFTHTAATALEAYSAVAATDGALDDRAAEQADAVYDGLDDLWVEERGIFALREYGPNHDAAGELDERCDSATFALVNAHREYARVGRVDDERLDRLVSHITTLVSALRRDPNGGAVAGLVRYDGDDWRRREQAHEKIWTVSTAWGAYAAGSLAAMLTERDDERAEELAATARDLLALVLPDGPLARDDGSLPEQVFDDGTPDSATPLGWSHALRLATIALLDEYAMLEPHAVVAND; the protein is encoded by the coding sequence ATGCACCTCCGCGACGCGCTGGACGATTACAAACGCCACCGGGGCGATGCTACCCGGTTCCCAGGCGAACGACGGACGACAGCCGGACGTTTCTCCGGGTTCGACGGGCGGCTCGTTCACGTCGACGAGAACGGGTCGATACGGGATTGTAGTTATCCGCTCGTGGGACTGACCGGGATCGTTCGTTCCCGGTTCGGCGTTCGGCCGACCGACGAGGCCGAGCCAACGTGGTTCGACGCCCGACACAGCACCCAGCACTACGAGGACGACACTGGCCTCGTCGTCACCGATCACGAGACCGAGCACGGAGTGATAACTCAGTACGACCTCACACTCGACGAAATTCACGTCACCCACGTCGAGGTGAGTGCGGCCGAGGAGTCACTCGACATGATTGCCGGCGTCGGGTTCGCTCCGGACGGGCGTGACACGCGCATTGGACAGCTCCACCACGGTGATGCGATCGAACTCTACCATACCGCGGAAACCGACTACCTCGCAAGTGCCACAGGGTTCGAGACGATCTGCGGCTCCGGGTTCGACGGGTTTGCAGCCCTTCTCGACCGGACGCCTTCCACGTATCCCCGAGAGGACGAGGCGCACACCTCGGGGGAAGACGTACTGGGTGGCGACGTCTACTGTGTGATTCCGGTCGAGAACGGGACGGCGACGGTAGCGACGCTCCTGACGAGACGTACGGACCGATCACGCGAGACCGCTCTTGACGTGGTTCGAACGGCCGCAGCGGACCACGACGCCGCCACACTCGAACGGACAGCTGGCCGACGAACCGTTCCATCCCTCACTACCGACCATCCCCACGCCGACGCGATCGGGATGGATCTCCGGGTGCTCTCGTCGCTCACCGGGCAGTCGGGGCTCCGGATCGCTGGCCCGGAGTTCGACCCGTACTACGCCCATTCGGGAGGGTACGGCTACTCGTGGTTCCGCGACGACGCCGAAACCTCGTCGTTCCTCCTCGATGCCGACCGGCAACTTGATCTCGGGCTCGACGACTGGCACGCCCGCAGCGCGGCGGCCTACGCCGCGACACAGCGCGACGACGGGACGTGGCCCCACCGTGTCTGGGCGTTCGACGGCACGCTCGCACCGGGCTGGGCCAACGGTCGGCTGGAGACGAACAAGCACGAGGACTATCAAGCCGATCAGACGGCGAGTGTCGTGGCCTATCTGGCGGCGCACGGGGATGAAGACGATCACCGTGACGTACTGTGCCGTGCACTCGACGCGCTCGACGACGATCTCGCCGGCGACGGCCGACCGGTCGCCGGCGAGAACGCGTGGGAAGACATGACCGGACGGTTCACCCACACCGCAGCCACCGCCCTCGAAGCGTATTCGGCAGTCGCCGCTACTGACGGCGCGCTCGACGACCGAGCGGCCGAGCAGGCCGATGCGGTCTATGACGGCTTGGACGATCTCTGGGTCGAAGAGCGCGGGATCTTCGCGCTGCGTGAGTACGGCCCGAACCACGACGCCGCCGGCGAACTCGACGAACGGTGTGATTCGGCAACGTTCGCGCTCGTCAACGCTCACCGCGAGTACGCTCGTGTCGGGCGTGTCGACGACGAGCGTCTCGATCGGCTCGTATCACACATCACGACGCTCGTTTCTGCGCTCCGTCGTGACCCCAACGGTGGTGCGGTTGCCGGGCTCGTTCGGTACGATGGCGACGACTGGCGACGGCGCGAACAGGCCCACGAGAAGATCTGGACCGTCTCGACGGCGTGGGGGGCGTACGCCGCCGGATCGCTCGCCGCGATGCTCACCGAGCGCGACGACGAACGCGCCGAGGAACTGGCCGCAACAGCACGGGACCTGCTCGCACTCGTCCTGCCCGACGGCCCGCTCGCCCGCGACGACGGCTCGCTGCCGGAACAGGTGTTCGACGACGGTACGCCTGACAGCGCGACGCCGCTGGGATGGTCGCACGCGCTGCGGCTGGCGACGATCGCTCTGCTCGACGAGTACGCCATGCTCGAGCCACACGCGGTCGTTGCGAACGACTGA
- a CDS encoding helicase-related protein, with amino-acid sequence MDETIQWLRNRSQHQGRIQYHERVSGREATRADLDLNYRLEMALARRDIEHLYQHQVSAIEAIRDDQNAVLATPTASDKSLAYTIPAFERAIDHGGRTLYRTSAALINDQEETLATLADDITAYQAALKQSRREEIEEGLHDGSIRSVWSTNALELGVDVGGLDIVLLNGYPGMRMSTHQRAGRAG; translated from the coding sequence GTGGACGAGACGATCCAGTGGCTCCGAAACCGATCACAGCATCAGGGCCGTATCCAGTATCACGAGCGTGTCTCTGGTCGTGAAGCCACACGGGCGGATCTTGATCTCAACTATCGCCTCGAAATGGCGCTCGCGCGTCGCGATATCGAACACCTCTACCAGCATCAGGTGAGTGCTATCGAAGCCATCCGTGACGATCAGAACGCCGTCCTTGCTACGCCGACTGCTAGCGACAAGAGCCTCGCATACACCATTCCCGCGTTCGAGCGCGCAATTGACCACGGTGGACGAACCCTCTATCGCACCTCAGCGGCGCTCATCAACGACCAAGAAGAAACCCTCGCGACACTTGCCGACGATATCACCGCCTATCAGGCTGCGCTTAAGCAGAGTCGTCGCGAGGAAATCGAGGAAGGTCTTCACGACGGCTCGATCCGTAGTGTCTGGAGCACGAACGCACTCGAACTCGGGGTCGACGTCGGTGGCCTCGACATCGTTCTCCTCAACGGATATCCAGGCATGCGGATGAGTACCCACCAGCGCGCAGGACGCGCCGGTTGA